In the genome of Hyphobacterium sp. CCMP332, one region contains:
- a CDS encoding succinylglutamate desuccinylase/aspartoacylase family protein yields the protein MQNLEESVKLENIQIQRRIGSFYGSDGPTIMILGGLHGNEPAGITAFQRVLKVLETRNLQFKGQIHGFRGNLKAISSSERFLEEDMNRNWYRYMRRKASDSTIETAEDSERDALLNTILETMQDASEPCIFFDLHSTSAPSLPFAAINDSIYNRSIVKGLPVPIILGLQEQIEGTLNGILNDMGLPAVLFEAGQHDEKETIDYHESFIWYMLYKLGCIQRNAVKSLQKHRDILKNASKGKEGFYEVTFRYPVEIGDQFEMYPGFQSFQPIENNQKIAKNNRGDIFAPHKDIMFMPLYQNKGQDGYFLIRKIKPIWMKISKWLRHRNIDNYIHYLPGVNEYDHDEQHFKVDKSIAFAFALQLFHLLGYRKERVIDDQLYVSRIKYDDNPPSKEEFFMNVASFKAGEH from the coding sequence ATGCAAAACCTAGAGGAGTCCGTTAAGTTGGAGAACATTCAGATACAAAGAAGAATTGGCTCCTTTTATGGTTCCGATGGCCCGACTATAATGATACTTGGAGGTTTACATGGCAATGAACCCGCAGGAATTACTGCATTTCAGCGAGTACTAAAAGTTCTTGAAACAAGAAATCTTCAATTTAAAGGTCAGATTCACGGATTCAGGGGAAATTTAAAAGCCATAAGCAGCAGTGAGCGATTTCTCGAAGAAGACATGAACAGAAACTGGTATAGATATATGCGCAGAAAAGCCTCTGATTCTACAATCGAAACTGCTGAAGATTCAGAGAGAGATGCACTTTTGAATACCATACTTGAAACTATGCAAGACGCTTCGGAGCCTTGCATTTTTTTTGACCTTCACAGCACCTCTGCCCCCAGCCTTCCCTTTGCAGCCATTAACGATTCCATATATAATCGAAGTATTGTTAAGGGCTTGCCTGTTCCAATCATATTGGGTTTGCAGGAACAAATTGAAGGAACACTCAATGGAATATTAAATGATATGGGTTTGCCGGCAGTTTTATTTGAGGCGGGGCAACACGATGAAAAAGAAACCATTGATTATCACGAATCCTTTATCTGGTATATGTTATATAAACTTGGCTGTATTCAGCGAAATGCAGTTAAGTCATTGCAAAAACACAGAGATATTTTAAAGAATGCTTCAAAAGGAAAAGAGGGTTTTTATGAGGTTACATTCAGATACCCTGTCGAAATTGGAGATCAATTTGAAATGTATCCCGGATTTCAAAGCTTTCAGCCAATTGAAAACAATCAGAAAATAGCCAAAAATAACAGAGGTGATATTTTCGCTCCTCACAAGGACATAATGTTTATGCCGCTCTATCAGAATAAAGGTCAGGATGGCTATTTCTTAATTAGAAAAATCAAACCAATTTGGATGAAAATATCAAAATGGCTGCGACACAGAAATATTGATAATTATATCCATTATTTGCCCGGAGTCAACGAGTATGATCACGATGAACAACATTTTAAAGTAGATAAAAGCATTGCTTTTGCTTTTGCATTACAACTATTCCACTTATTGGGTTATCGCAAAGAGAGAGTAATTGACGATCAACTCTACGTTAGCAGAATTAAATACGATGATAATCCACCCTCAAAAGAGGAATTCTTTATGAATGTAGCATCATTTAAAGCAGGCGAACATTAA